The following are encoded in a window of Passer domesticus isolate bPasDom1 unplaced genomic scaffold, bPasDom1.hap1 HAP1_SCAFFOLD_208, whole genome shotgun sequence genomic DNA:
- the LOC135292112 gene encoding rho GTPase-activating protein 35-like, translated as MTSENLSICFWPTLMRPDFSTMDALTATRTYQTIIELFIHQCPFFFSLRPPPDTPGSPGPAPASAAAFPALPPSPPRTPSPPPEPLEP; from the coding sequence ATGACCAGCGAGAACCTGTCCATCTGCTTCTGGCCCACGCTGATGCGGCCGGACTTCAGCACCATGGACGCGCTGACGGCCACCAGGACCTACCAGACAATCATCGAACTCTTCATCCACCAGTGCCCCTTCTTCTTCTCGCTCCGGCCGCCGCCGGACACGCCCGGctcgcccggccccgctccggccagCGCCGCGGCCTTCCCGGCCCTGCCGCCGTCGCCTCCTCGGACGCCGTCGCCGCCGCCGGAGCCGCTGGAGCCCTGA